One genomic region from Clostridium saccharobutylicum DSM 13864 encodes:
- the whiA gene encoding DNA-binding protein WhiA: protein MSFSSKVKGEICRYIDLSKGEALAEISAIMKVSGTLAFSGSGLSFKMTTENPASARLIFTLLKDHFNIHSKLMVKKSNSLKKNNIYMVVISEEMGVRDLLSETGILKEIDGIMSLDYRIEEHVFKDDNLKRAYVRGAFIGGGSISNPEKTYHLEFVTHSEEYAKDLCNLVNTFKLNSKVIQRKNSFIVYIKEGEQIVDLLNVIGAHSSLLEVENIRIMKEMRNNVNRLVNCETANLSKTVNAAVRQVESIKLIQSQIGLQRLPENLREVAELRLNYPDESLKELGEMLNPPVGKSGINHRLRKIEKIAEELRTSN from the coding sequence ATGTCATTTTCATCAAAAGTTAAAGGAGAAATATGCAGATATATAGATCTTTCTAAGGGAGAAGCATTAGCGGAAATATCAGCAATAATGAAGGTTAGTGGAACATTAGCTTTTAGTGGAAGTGGATTGAGTTTTAAAATGACTACAGAAAATCCAGCTAGCGCTAGATTAATTTTTACGCTTTTAAAAGATCATTTTAATATTCATTCTAAATTAATGGTAAAGAAAAGTAACTCATTGAAAAAAAATAATATTTACATGGTAGTTATTTCTGAAGAAATGGGTGTAAGAGATTTATTAAGTGAAACAGGTATACTTAAAGAAATTGATGGAATAATGAGTTTAGATTATAGAATAGAAGAACATGTTTTTAAGGATGATAACTTAAAAAGAGCATATGTAAGAGGAGCTTTTATTGGCGGTGGAAGCATAAGTAATCCTGAAAAAACATATCATTTAGAATTTGTTACGCATAGTGAAGAATATGCTAAAGATTTGTGTAATCTTGTGAATACATTTAAGTTAAATTCTAAGGTTATTCAAAGAAAGAATAGCTTTATAGTATACATCAAAGAAGGCGAACAAATTGTAGATTTACTTAATGTTATTGGAGCTCATTCGTCTTTATTAGAAGTTGAAAATATAAGAATAATGAAGGAAATGAGAAATAATGTAAATAGGCTTGTTAATTGTGAGACAGCGAATCTATCAAAAACAGTAAATGCAGCAGTACGACAAGTTGAAAGTATAAAGTTAATACAATCTCAAATAGGACTTCAAAGGTTACCAGAAAATCTTAGAGAGGTTGCGGAATTAAGATTAAATTATCCAGATGAATCCTTAAAAGAATTAGGGGAAATGTTAAATCCACCTGTAGGAAAGTCTGGAATAAATCATAGATTAAGAAAAATAGAAAAAATAGCAGAAGAATTAAGAACAAGTAATTAA
- a CDS encoding Dabb family protein: MFTHIVLFKVKEPTKENLQFLKETLLSMNGNINELKELEVGVDVIKSDRSYDIGIITRFDSKEDYLAYDVNEYHVEKVKKVIGPYLEGSKTLDF; the protein is encoded by the coding sequence ATGTTTACACACATTGTACTTTTTAAAGTGAAAGAACCAACAAAGGAAAATTTACAATTTTTAAAAGAAACACTTTTGTCAATGAATGGAAACATTAACGAATTAAAGGAACTTGAAGTAGGAGTAGACGTAATAAAAAGTGATAGAAGCTATGATATAGGAATTATAACAAGATTTGATTCAAAGGAAGATTATTTAGCTTATGATGTTAATGAATATCATGTAGAGAAGGTTAAGAAAGTTATAGGACCTTATTTGGAAGGAAGTAAAACTTTAGATTTTTAA